GTGCAACTGACTGGATGGATTCCAGTGATGAAGCAAACTCATCCTTTGAGTGGACGATCTTCATACCGATACCACCACCACCTGCAGATGCCTTGATCATTACAGGATATCCGATGGAATTTGCGATCTCAATTGCTTCATCAACATTCTCGATCGCCTTGTCATATCCGGGGACGACAGGAACACCAGCTTCGATCATCAGTGCCCGGGCAGCGATCTTGCTACCCATCTTTTCAATTACATCACTTGAAGGACCTATGAAAGTAATGCCTGCTTCCTCACATTTCTTTGCGAACACGGCATTCTCGGAAAGGAAACCATATCCCGGATGAATAGCTTCTGCACCTGATTCCTTCGCAACTTCCAGGATCTTATCCATATTAAGATAGCTCTGGCTTGAAGGAGCAGGACCGATCAGATATGCCTCATCTGCATATTTAGAGAAAAGAGCATTATCATCAGCTTTTGAATATACAGCCACAGTGGAGATGCCAAGCTCTCTGCAAGCACGCATGATGCGTATAGCGATCTCACCCCTGTTGGCTACAAGAACTTTTTTGAACATGATCTGTACCTCGATTAGTTGATTGCCATCAATACTTCTCCCGTACCAACGGGATCGCCTTCAGAGACAAAGATCTCCTTTACCACACCACTGGCCGGAGCATGGATCGCATTCTCCATCTTCATGGCTTCAATAACACAGATCTTATCTCCTTCTTCAACGGTGTCGCCAACATTGACATTGATCGAAAGGATCATTCCCTGCATGTGGCTTGTAACGGCGCCTTCACATTCAACCGTCGTTTTTGAGCTCTCCACGACCTGGACAGAACCTCCTGTAGGTTCTACTTTGACATCAAATACCTCACCATCGATCTCAACACGGTAATCGGTTGGAATAGCCATGTCGACCTTTGGAGCAGCCTGCACAGCATCTACAGGAAGCAGCTCCTCCTCCTCAGCCTCACCGAGCAGGAATTTTGGTGCGATAGCAGGGTACAGGATATAGGTAAGAACATCCTCTTCCTTCTTTACAAGACCCTGTTCTTCTGCCTCTTTCTTAAGAGACTCATATTCAGGTTCCAGAAGATCTGCCGGACGGCAGGTTATAGGTTCTTCATCACCAATTATCTTTGAGATCATTTCCGGGCTGATAGGTGCAGGTGACCTTCCGTAGAGACCACGCACATAGTCCTTCACCTCCTTAGGAATGACCTTATAGCGCTCACCCATAAGAACATTCAATACAGCTTGAGTACCCACAATCTGGCTGGTTGGAGTAACAAGTGGCGGATATCCAAGTTCTTCACGTACCCGTGGCATTTCTTCCAGCACAGCATCATATTTGTCAAGGGCATTCTGCTCCTTAAGCTGTGAAACAAGATTGGAAAGCATACCGCCAGGGATCTGATAAAGCAGGACGTTCGCATCTATCTGTTCTGATATCGGATCAAGTATACCCCTGTATTCTTCTTTGATCTTCTTAAAGTATCTTGAAGACTCGGTCAGAAGTTCCAGATCCAGACCAGTATCATATTTTGTCCTTGCAAGCGCTGCAACAACTGACTCTGTCGGAGGCTGGGAAGTCCCGCCTGCCAGAGGAGACAATGCCGTGTCAAGAACATCAACACCAGCATCACATGCTGCCATATAGCTCATTGACGCCATGCCTGATGTGCAGTGGCAGTGAAGTGCAACAGGAAGTCCGACCTCTTTCTTGAGCGAGGTTATCAGTTCATACGCCTCATGAGGTGCAAGCAGCCCTGCCATATCCTTGATGCAGATAGAATCACAATCCAGATCCGCAAGCTCTTTTGCAAACTCAACATATTTTTCCACTGTGTGAACCGGACTGATGGTATAGCTGATCGTACCCTGAACATTAGCACCAACGTTCTTTGCGACCGTAATTGACTTTTCCATATTTCGGATGTCGTTGACAGCATCGAATATCCTGAAGATGTCGATACCATTCTCATGAGCCTTGGTTACGAACTTCTCCACAACATCATCTGAATAATGACGGTATCCCACAAGATTCTGACCACGAAGTAACATCTGTGCCGGAGTGTTCACCATTTGCTTTTTAAGTTCCCTCAGGCGCTCCCACGGATCCTCATTCAAGTACCTTATACATGTATCAAATGTAGCACCTCCCCACATCTCAAGAGAGTAATATCCGACCTCGTCCAATTTTTCAACGATCGGTAACATGTTACGGGTTCGCATACGGGTCGCAAGAAGAGACTGGTGTGCGTCTCGAAGAATTGTTTCCGTGATTTTTACTGACATAATTTTACCTCATAATAAGATCTATTTAGACCCGATCCGGGGTTTGTATTCATGATAAGCTTAAATTGTACATAATTAAACATCTCCTTTTATGTACTTTCTGGTAAGCATATATAAGCAAAAAAATAAAGTAAGCATATCTGTGTTTAAATAAAATAGATGTTGTGCGTGTACACCGCCTTTCTAATACCAAAATATCAAATAGATAATAAAAGGAGAACAACGAAAAAAGTAGGAACAGACATCTCTGCCTGAAAATGAGAATGTAACATGATAGGAAGTTCCTCATACAAGACCTAACAACTGTGAAAGTTTCAATATAACATTGCCAACAGAAAGGGTAACTTTATTAACAATACTTACTGCTTCAATTTTAACATTACCACCATCATAAGCCTCAAGAAAATCGTTCACCGGATCATCCGATCCAAGAAGTTCACGTACAGTTTTCTCATTAGTATTAATTATAATAGAAGGACTGAGATCCGACCCATCCGGATCAACGGCACTAAAATCAGTTACGATCATATCTTTAGTCACTATCTTCAAAGCAAGAGTACTTCCGTCGTTCATATCAATTACTGCAAGGATATCTTCATTCCCAAGCAGGCCTTTAAGAGGAGCGGGAGCACTATCTGCGTTCAAGTTGAATTCAGTTATTACAAAGTCCAGTTCACTGGAAAGATCAGCTGATGCAGGGACTGAAAACAGAGTTGCAATAATCAATAATGTTAGAATAATCCTGTTCAATACAAATCCTCCGTATTAATATATAAATTCATATAATATTCAAAATATAAAAATGAGATGGAATCGATCTAAAAGAACATCAACATCTTTTTAATTTCAAAAGCCATAGTCAATGAAATCAGGGAGATCAACCCAACATGGCAGAAATTGTAGCAAGCAAGGAAATGCATGAGTACTTCAATACGCTTGAGGGCACGTTGAAAAAAGAGATAGAAATAGTCAACAATGCACGCTCAAAAGGAAAAGATCCAAAACCCCATGTTGAAATACCACTTGCAAAGGACCTGGCCGACAGAGTGGAGAACCTTATCGGAGTTAAAGGTGTAGCAGAACTCATCCGGAAACTGGAAGAAACAAGGTCAAGAGAAGAAGCTGCATTGGCCCTTGGAAGAGAAGTAGCTCAGGGAAAAGTTGGTACCTTTGATTCAAAATCTGATGCTATCGAAGCGGCGATCCGTGTGTCTGTTGCCATGTTGACAGAAGGAGTTGTTGCTGCCCCAATTGAAGGAATTGACCGCGCAGGGATTGGAAAGAACGATGACGGATCTGAATACGTCAGCATTTTCTATGCCGGCCCGATACGTAGTGCAGGAGGTACTGCACAGGCACTATCAGTACTTGTTGGCGATTATGTACGCAGAGGTGTTGGTATTGACAGGTATAAACCCCGAAAAGAAGAGGTTGAACGCTATATCGAAGAGATCATGCTCTACAAAAGGGTTGCAAGTCTCCAGTACACCCCATCCGAAGAAGAGATCCGGCTGATCGTAGAGAACTGTCCAATATGCATTGACGGGGAACCAACCGAAGCAGAAGAGGTTGAAGGACACCGCAATCTCGACAGGATAGATACTAACAGAGTGCGTGGCGGAATGGCCTTGGTACTTGCGGAAGGTCTGGCATTAAAAGCCCCAAAGATACAGAAGCATGTAAAAAAGCTTAAGATCGACGGATGGGAATGGCTCGACCAGCTGATCTCCGGTACAAAACCTGCATCTGATGATAGTGGTGAAGAGAAAACGGATGAAAAACCGAAGATCAAGCCGAAGGATAAGTACATGCGAGACCTGATCGCCGGAAGACCTGTTTTTTCCCACCCATCCCGACCAGGAGGATTCCGGTTGCGCTATGGAAGGTCGCGCAATACATCCTTTGCAGCCGCAGGAATAAATCCATCCGGAATGATCGTGATGGATGATTTCATCGCACCTGGAACACAGCTTAAAGTTGAAAGACCTGGAAAAGCAGCAGGAATGGCACCAGTGGATTCCATCGAAGGTCCCACTGTAAAACTCAGGTCCGGAGATGTTGTCAGGATCGACCGCATAGATGAAGCATATGAGTTGCGATCAGATGTCGAAGAGATCATTGACATCGGCGAGATACTGATAAATTATGGCGATTTCCTTGAGAACAATCACCCTCTCGCACCATCCCCTTACTGTTTCGAATGGTGGATACAGGAATACAGGAAAGCCGGAGGAGATCCGTCAGTTGACGAAGAAGTCCTTAAAGACCCATACCAAAATGTTGCATTGGATATCAGCAAGAAGTATGGAGTCGCACTGCATCCTAAGTTCACATACCTGTGGCATGATATTGAAAATGAACAATTCGAACAGCTTGCGGACTTCATATCTGAGAACGGCATCCTTGAGAATGATAGATCAATGCTCAGGTTGCCAAATGATGCTGCCATGTCAAGCGGAGTGAAAAGAATACTTGAGATAATGCTTGTCCTTCACAAGGTCCGCGATGGAATGATATTGATAGAGGAACCACTGCCATTCATATATACACTTGGACTTGATGATGAACTCCGGAAAAAGTGGACGTCTCTTGAACACGAAGAGGTGCTTGACAATATCAACCAGATCACGGATTTTGAAGTCCGTCCAAGGGCACCCACGCGTATCGGTGCAAGGATGGGAAGACCGGAGAAATCTGATAAAAGAAAGATGTCACCGGCACCTCATGTGTTGTTCCCTATTGCAGAATCCGGAGGCAATACACGAAAACTTGAGAATGCCGCCAGCTTCAAGGCATCAACAAATGCAAAGGTCGGCGAGATCGCTGTAGAGATCGGTAATAGGATCTGCCCGGCATGCGGAGTGGAAACCCTCGAATACAGATGTGACTGTGGCGAATATACCATACCAAAACTTTTCTGCCCCAGATGCGGGATATCTGTGAACAAAGCGGAATGTCCCAAGTGCGGTACAAAGACAACCTGCACAAGTATGAGAAAGATCGATTTCAAAAGCATTTATCAGAAAGCATTCGAAAAGGTAGGTGAAAGGGACAAACTCGATTCCTTCAAGGGTGTTAAAAAGATGATGTCAAAGGACATGACACCCGAACCACTTGAGAAAGGGATCCTCCGGGCAAAGCACGATCTGTTCACTTTCAAGGACGGAACGGTCCGTTATGACATGTCGGACATACCACTTACACACATCCGGCCTTCAGAGCTGGGCGTCACCTGCGAGAAGTTCAGGGAACTTGGCTATGAAGAGGATATCTACGGAAAACCACTTACTGATCCTGACCAGGTGCTCTGCCTGAAGGTTCAGGACCTCGTGGTATCATACGATTGTGCTGATTATATTCTAAGGACCATGCAATACATTGACGACCTGCTTGTCAAATATTATAAAGTTGACCCATATTATAATGCAAAGACAAGGGATGACACGGTTGGCACCCTCCTGATGGGACTGGCACCGCATACATCAGCAGGAGTGCTTGGAAGGCTTGTAGGATTTACCACAGCTGCAGTAGGATATGCACACCCGTTCTTCCATGCTGCAAAAAGGCGTAATTGTGATGGGGATGAAGATTGTGTCATGCTGCTTATGGATGGCCTACTCAACTTCTCCCGCGAGTACCTGCCGGACAAAAGGGGAGGAAAGATGGATGCACCTCTTGTTCTGACCACACGCCTTGATCCTAGTGAGGTTGACAAGGAAGCACATAATATCGACGTATGTGAATCATATCCGCTTGAGTTCTACGAAGCTACACTGAGAATTGCAAACCCGAAGGAGTTCGAAGACACTTTTGACCTGATCAG
This genomic window from Methanococcoides sp. AM1 contains:
- the oadA gene encoding sodium-extruding oxaloacetate decarboxylase subunit alpha, translated to MSVKITETILRDAHQSLLATRMRTRNMLPIVEKLDEVGYYSLEMWGGATFDTCIRYLNEDPWERLRELKKQMVNTPAQMLLRGQNLVGYRHYSDDVVEKFVTKAHENGIDIFRIFDAVNDIRNMEKSITVAKNVGANVQGTISYTISPVHTVEKYVEFAKELADLDCDSICIKDMAGLLAPHEAYELITSLKKEVGLPVALHCHCTSGMASMSYMAACDAGVDVLDTALSPLAGGTSQPPTESVVAALARTKYDTGLDLELLTESSRYFKKIKEEYRGILDPISEQIDANVLLYQIPGGMLSNLVSQLKEQNALDKYDAVLEEMPRVREELGYPPLVTPTSQIVGTQAVLNVLMGERYKVIPKEVKDYVRGLYGRSPAPISPEMISKIIGDEEPITCRPADLLEPEYESLKKEAEEQGLVKKEEDVLTYILYPAIAPKFLLGEAEEEELLPVDAVQAAPKVDMAIPTDYRVEIDGEVFDVKVEPTGGSVQVVESSKTTVECEGAVTSHMQGMILSINVNVGDTVEEGDKICVIEAMKMENAIHAPASGVVKEIFVSEGDPVGTGEVLMAIN
- a CDS encoding DNA polymerase II large subunit, whose translation is MAEIVASKEMHEYFNTLEGTLKKEIEIVNNARSKGKDPKPHVEIPLAKDLADRVENLIGVKGVAELIRKLEETRSREEAALALGREVAQGKVGTFDSKSDAIEAAIRVSVAMLTEGVVAAPIEGIDRAGIGKNDDGSEYVSIFYAGPIRSAGGTAQALSVLVGDYVRRGVGIDRYKPRKEEVERYIEEIMLYKRVASLQYTPSEEEIRLIVENCPICIDGEPTEAEEVEGHRNLDRIDTNRVRGGMALVLAEGLALKAPKIQKHVKKLKIDGWEWLDQLISGTKPASDDSGEEKTDEKPKIKPKDKYMRDLIAGRPVFSHPSRPGGFRLRYGRSRNTSFAAAGINPSGMIVMDDFIAPGTQLKVERPGKAAGMAPVDSIEGPTVKLRSGDVVRIDRIDEAYELRSDVEEIIDIGEILINYGDFLENNHPLAPSPYCFEWWIQEYRKAGGDPSVDEEVLKDPYQNVALDISKKYGVALHPKFTYLWHDIENEQFEQLADFISENGILENDRSMLRLPNDAAMSSGVKRILEIMLVLHKVRDGMILIEEPLPFIYTLGLDDELRKKWTSLEHEEVLDNINQITDFEVRPRAPTRIGARMGRPEKSDKRKMSPAPHVLFPIAESGGNTRKLENAASFKASTNAKVGEIAVEIGNRICPACGVETLEYRCDCGEYTIPKLFCPRCGISVNKAECPKCGTKTTCTSMRKIDFKSIYQKAFEKVGERDKLDSFKGVKKMMSKDMTPEPLEKGILRAKHDLFTFKDGTVRYDMSDIPLTHIRPSELGVTCEKFRELGYEEDIYGKPLTDPDQVLCLKVQDLVVSYDCADYILRTMQYIDDLLVKYYKVDPYYNAKTRDDTVGTLLMGLAPHTSAGVLGRLVGFTTAAVGYAHPFFHAAKRRNCDGDEDCVMLLMDGLLNFSREYLPDKRGGKMDAPLVLTTRLDPSEVDKEAHNIDVCESYPLEFYEATLRIANPKEFEDTFDLISNRLGTPLQYEKFMFTHDTSNIAAGPLKSAYKTLGSMVEKMDAQLELGKKIRAVDASDVAERVLISHFLPDMFGNLRAFSRQGTRCVKCGAKYRRPPLTGSCQKCGGRVILTVHEGAVKKYLEVSMKVAEEYNVSSYTKQRIELIGYDMKSLFENDRSKQMGLSDFM